Part of the Limanda limanda chromosome 23, fLimLim1.1, whole genome shotgun sequence genome is shown below.
TTTAGGGTCAAGTGTGTCTTTCAGTCCTAAATATATGAGATCTCTGACAGCACAGCCCTGGAAGCTGAGACCTAAATGGCATTTGCCTTGAGTTATGTTCCGCAAGCGTTCAGGAATACGTGAGATATATTTAAAGTTATATATTTGTGTAAGGCACACCTCAACCTCTGGACCTCTGGGGACTTGATTTATCGCGTCAGATTCAGCAGATGAACACAAATTATCTCTGGTATGAAGAGGTCACGAGCGGGGGCGTGAGTCAGAGAGTATTCTAGATGtaattctttgtgttttcttgttttaaatAGAAATGCAGGATAAGAGAACAGGGAAGAAAAACATGTCCCTATTTCACTGTGGATGTGTCCTGTAGTGTATCATTAATAAAACTGCCTGAGAAGCTGCACGTTTCAGCCCCACTCATCAACTTTTACACTCACAATCTGTGAAGCTCACCCCCTCGTTGtcatgagagacagagagatttaCAAGCTACGCTCCTTCAGATTCTTTCAGCTCTGCGTGGCCTTTTAACTGGGACCCGAAGGAGTTGGTCGGCGCTGATTGAACGCCCCCACCTcgccctccatctcctctccagTTGTAACAGGGGGCCATTGTGCCTAATCCCTGCCCTCCAGACTCAAACCGGAGTTTACTTCAGGCGAGGCCGAGCATCTATCCTAGAGCTCAGAGTTGGAGAGCTAATCTTGAGTTTTCTTTTCAGCGCGCAGCATTTCATTATGAGCTATACAGTAGCAGTAGGACTTTAATGAATCTAAGCTCATGGGCTGAAAGACTTCTCACAATCCTTCCGAATAATAAGGTCATTAAGTCTAACTTCCAGAGAGCAACTCAACTTCCGAGGTGCAAGTGGAAAAATCACAACCGATGGTGGTGAAACACagactgcaaataaagatggacgatgcatctTCACgctgcatttggagccagagtctcaAAGACCGGGATCAGTTTATTGGAGCATGGATAACGCAAAGAAAACAGGCATTTACAACCACATAGCGACCATAACGCCTGGGGATAAAACACATAAACTACACAACACTGAGTTAAAAGGCATCTGAACTCAGACAACTCCAGTGATCGAAAccaggtcatctggtgtttaaTTCGTTGACTGACATCTCAGTGAATCCACGAAGAGGATTTTGCTCCCGAGTGGAACAGAAAAGCTCGACTGATCATGCTTCCAGGAAAATATCTTCGAGAAATAAACTGCAGATGAAACAGATGAGACTTGACACGGATCATTTGTAGAACATATGTAAGgaaatgttataaaaaaaaatatttaacagtGACAAAAAGAgtcaagaaacacacaaagattgTCCTTGTCCCGTGCAGTTGTACATGGGGGAGACATAATGTATATGTTAGACCTGCTGCTCCTTTCTTTGATGGAGCCCCAATTACAGACGAGTAAACATGCTGACTAAACTAATGGGCGACCTTTTACACGACAGAGGAACTAAAAGGCATTTGGCAAGCAGCGACTCTAATGGCTGAATTCCTACAGGATGTAAGACTGAAACACAACTCATGTTTATGTTGGAACAATGTTAATTGTTAGAATAAATGTCTTCCAGCCCCTTGCCTTGTAATTAGTCATATCCGGGGACGGATGCTAAGAGTAGGGGTTCCTATCGACGCTTAAATAATGAAGCAGGCTCACAGCATGAGCAGCACACACAGCTGATCACAGACCCAGTCCTTGTATCGCCTATGTTTTCCTTATTCAAGCCTCTTGTTGTGATGCTCTCTTTGCTCTTTTAATggtgttttattgtattgttattCACATTTAACATCTATTTATTAAAGCACAGATAAAAGTCTAGAGCAGCATCTCTCAGCTTTTTGTCAGGAGCAAATGTGGATTTTGCAAATTTACAATGAAAGTTTATCTGGATTTTACTTAAATCATCAGCTGATAATGCCGCCCTCTCAATCCTTCACAGGCCTGAGTGCATGAAGCTTTTTGGGGCCCATCATGGAGGGCTGGCCAGCTGTGGCCTGGGTCCTGCTGGTGATCAACATCGCTCATCGGCTGAAAACCGTCCAGTCACGGGACTTCACCATGAAGGACATCGTCCTGCTGCATCCCTCGAGTAGGAGCAGAATGTTACTCTGAAAAGAATATGTGCTCTAACTGGGAAAACTGTATAACTATAGATTTGAAACTGAAACTAATTATCAACTCAATGTTTGATGAACAATTACTTTTAGTTTTAATAAGCAGTTCCATAATTATAAatgcaattaaaatgtttaattcaagaAAAGCATTGGCCCTGATTTGGCTCCATAACTGAAAGGATCATAAGATAAAAGATTCTGGAACTGGCAGactgagctctgtgtgtgtgtctcgtgaGTAACAGGCTTTGTCCTGTGATTGAAAAGCTGCTGACCCTGAGACCCGGAGCTGTCTCTGTTGAAACACATCCCGGCTCCCAGTGCAGATATGACTCTTGCCAATGGGAAAGCCAAACATCTCGTTGTTTGATCAGCGAGACGGAGCCGACGTCTGCTGTCTGCAAATCTCTTCTGTATGAACTTGACGTCTGTCACGTGGGTCATGAGAATAGTAAACAGTGTTTTGTTATTGTCGCAGACCCTGGGTTTAGTGTGTTTTCCTAATCAGACTTAATGTTGCTGACTAATCACATTGATGaagattaaagaaaacaatgtaGAGTGATTTAGAGTTAAAGTTAGAGCCGGATACTCGACAAACCCTTCACAGACAACACTGCACTTTCTGGGACCTCAGCAACAAACCATTTGAagtcaacaaaaacaactaGCACACAGACTGTCCCAACTGTTTTTGTGATGCTACTgtaatttgaaatatttataatttattatccACTACCATACAAGTGAAGTTATTGTGTCTACCTTGCAAACACCATGTAGATGTGTTCTTTCACAcatgttaacatgttttattcaaagtaaagttcagtgaagatgaataattaatatgaatatcatcattacacgtgtgtgtgtgtcctccataGCTACACCTCATCCCGGTGGCTTCAAGTGCTTCACGTGTCGAGACGCTGCAGATAACTACGAGTGCAACCGCTGGGCGCCGGACGTGTACTGTCCCAAAGGTTCGTTCAAATTACACAATAAATAATTTGTCCAAATGGTTTGTGGTTGAAATGGTACACGACGATTGATTATCAGAGGGGGACTGTGTCTTCCAGAGACCAAATACTGTTCCACACTCCACATGATGGACCACAATGGACACAGTGTGTCTGTGACCAAGCACTGTGCCAACCTGGAGGACTGTCTCTATACTGGCTGTACTGATGTCATCGTTAATAGCTACCAGGTACGTGGAGTCTCTGGATTAAACTGCATTAACACTCAGGGAAGTCACAgatcatgaatgtgtgtgtcgcCTGTCAGGTGTGCTCGTCCTGCTGCGAGGGGAACATCTGTAACGTGCTGGTGCCGAGGAACGAGAGCGACGCCGTCTTCTCCACGTCTGTGGTCAGCTCGAGCTGGAGGCTTCGACCTCCTGCGGCGCTGAGCtacttcaccatcatcatcctcacagCTGGACAGGGCTGAGAGGGAAATTTTGCATCTGTGGGACATGGTCGAACAGTTTGAGACATTTTTTGAGAAATCTGCGAGACGTGAAGAAGAATTTTGACTTCCTTATCTTTTAACAAAACAGATGCATGTGAATTTGTGTTAATTTTATCCTGCGTGATAAAAATCAATCCGCATCAGGGTGCAAACTTCCCAGAAGGTTCAGTCACAGAAAATGCAACTTAAAGTTGTAATTTGAGATTTGGACGaatcaaaatgtgaaaacactgcGTTCAGACACATCGCTACTGCACTATATTCCCTTTAAATTAGACTTGTCTTCCCGTCAGGCAATTTTACATTTGTTAAAAAGTTTTTTGgttgatttatttatgtttactACAGTATTATAATTATTACCACGTTGTAGTTTAACCATTTTGAGAGATTTTGTTAATAACAGCCAAATAGTCCAAAACGTTGAATGGTCTTTTTTTCACCCAGTAGCTCAAACTagttttttgtatattttataatatatattaaggAGTCTTATTATGGAAATGAGACACAAACATACTCACAGCTACAACAAATAGTGTCATTTCAGCCGGGTCACTTTATTCAGCAGCTCTGAAGTGTAATGCCTCAACTCAAACACTATCCACATTTCTTCTGATTCTGTGTGACAGATCAAGGAGAAACAACAGAacactgtacatacacacaagtatgaATGGTGTCGACCAGTTCTTTAAGTCCCATTCCAGCAGCTTTTCACGGCCTTTAAATCTCTTCTTTGTTTCTAGAATCACATTTTCAAACTTGCCTTAAAATGGCTTAAATGTAACTCTTTAAAAACTTGATATTCACCGTATTTGCAACTTTGAATCTGAATCTTCTCACATGAGATAAAACAGCTGCCTGAATTTGAAAGGTTTCCATGTTAAATTCATGTTTCTTATattataaaacatgatgattCCATCCTCTAAAATCCTCCTGCATTTCTTCAAATGGCAAATATCACATTGTTCACCGAGTGCGTTTCTCCCTGGATGTAGTGCGAGATAAGCCGGGTTTGAAATGTCAGAGTCTCATTCGAGTCCTTAGTAAAAACTACTGGTCCGGCTGCCATGTATTGCATTGAGACAAACCTTCCACTGACACAAACCATGTATCAACACTACTGTACATTCACATCCAAGCTTCTTCAAACCATAAATAGAGGTGATTTGTTTGGATTTCGCTCAGTATAAAATattctaaagaaaaaaaaagcctatTCATCCTCATCCAGTACATTTGAAAGTCCTTGTAGTCTGGCGATGGCGCTGCTGTATGTAGGTGCGTTAGTGAAAACAGTCCCGACAAACAAAGGCGTTCCTCTCAGGATGTGGCGGATCACCGTGCAGGAGCCTGACACCTCGATGTGAAAGCCCAGCTCCCTCAGGCCCACGTCTGTTTGCAGTTGAGTCTGACTTGCTGGAGACGCAAAGAACTGCAGGGAAACATGCCGCTCATCAGAATCAAAAAGCTGTCTTCTAAATAACAGTTTAGAAATATGAATAATGGAACAGTGGCCTTCATTCAGTTcaacagggagacagagacaggctgTAAGACTGAAT
Proteins encoded:
- the LOC132996978 gene encoding ly6/PLAUR domain-containing protein 6-like → MEGWPAVAWVLLVINIAHRLKTVQSRDFTMKDIVLLHPSTTPHPGGFKCFTCRDAADNYECNRWAPDVYCPKETKYCSTLHMMDHNGHSVSVTKHCANLEDCLYTGCTDVIVNSYQVCSSCCEGNICNVLVPRNESDAVFSTSVVSSSWRLRPPAALSYFTIIILTAGQG